From Trichoplusia ni isolate ovarian cell line Hi5 chromosome 14 unlocalized genomic scaffold, tn1 tig00003941_group13, whole genome shotgun sequence, the proteins below share one genomic window:
- the LOC113506420 gene encoding NEDD8-activating enzyme E1 catalytic subunit-like encodes MASGETQTSTDQQRRWLHIRKLLERSGPFCHPDFEPSPEILDFIMESCKILIVGAGGLGCELLKDLALLGFRKLHIVDMDTIELSNLNRQFLFRKNDIGLSKAKCAVEFVNKRVPGCEAIAHHCAIQDLDEGFYRQFHIVVCGLDSIVARRWLNGMLMSLLQYNDDRSLDQSSVIPLVDGGTEGFKGNARVILPGMSACIECTLDLYPPQKTFPLCTIANTPRLPEHCIEYVKVIQWAKENPWGSNIALDGDDPQHVAWVFEKAQDRAMKHGISNVTYRLTQGVLKNIIPAVASTNAAIAACCASEVFKLATSCCTSMNNYMVMNMADGVYTYTFNAEKRPDCVACSNSTRVVEIEPQATLQSIYDKLCEDPAYLMKSPGITTVINGRNKTLYMSSIKSIEERTRDNLKKKLTELGLFNGADILVADVTTPNTVTIKLKFAEYQDVEMTR; translated from the exons atggCATCCGGGGAGACACAGACATCTACAGACCAGCAAAGAAGATGGTTACATATAAGAAAACTTTTGGAAAGGTCAGGGCCATTCTGCCATCCAGACTTTGAACCTTCACCAGAAATCTTGGATTTTATAATGGAGTCTTGCAAAATCCTAATTGTTGGTGCTGGAGGACTTGGTTGTGAATTGCTGAAGGACCTGGCTTTGCTGGGTTTTAGGAAATTACACATTGTGGATATGGATACCATAGAACTTTCCAATTTGAACAGACAGTTCTTGTTTAGAAAGAATGATATTGGATTGTCAAAAGCTAAGTGTGCAGTAGAGTTTGTGAATAAAAG GGTGCCAGGTTGTGAAGCAATTGCTCATCATTGTGCCATCCAAGACTTGGATGAGGGTTTCTATCGGCAGTTCCACATTGTTGTATGTGGCTTAGACTCTATTGTAGCGAGGAGATGGCTTAATGGGATGCTGATGTCCCTGTTGCAGTACAATGATGATA GAAGTCTAGATCAAAGCAGTGTTATACCTCTAGTTGATGGTGGTACTGAGGGCTTCAAGGGTAATGCAAGGGTTATACTGCCTGGCATGAGTGCCTGTATTGAGTGTACTCTTGATCTTTACCCACCACAGAAGACTTTCCCTTTATGCACTATTGCTAATACTCCAAG ATTACCAGAACATTGTATAGAGTATGTGAAAGTAATACAGTGGGCTAAAGAGAACCCTTGGGGCAGTAATATTGCTCTTGATGGTGATGACCCTCAGCATGTAGCCTGGGTGTTTGAGAAGGCTCAAGATAGGGCTATGAAGCATGGAATATCAAATGTTACATACAGATTAACTCAAGGAGTTCTGAAGAATATCATTCCTGCTGTTGCCAGTACTAATGCGGCTATAGCTGCTTGCTGTGCTTCTGAA GTTTTTAAACTGGCAACATCATGCTGTACAAGCATGAATAACTACATGGTGATGAACATGGCTGATGGTGTTTACACCTATACTTTTAATGCTGAGAAAAGACCTGACTGTGTAGCTTGCAGCAACTCCACACGGGTTGTGGAGATAGAGCCACAAGCAACCCTGCAGAGTATTTATGATAAACTTTGTGAAGACCCTGCTTATTTAATGAAGAGTCCAG GTATAACCACAGTTATAAACGGCCGCAACAAAACTTTATACATGTCATCCATAAAAAGCATTGAAGAGAGGACTAGAGACaacttaaaaaagaagttaaCAGAACTAGGATTATTCAATGGAGCTGACATATTAGTGGCTGATGTTACAACTCCAAATACTGTTACAATTAAGCTGAAGTTTGCTGAATATCAAGATGTTGAAATGACTCGTTAA
- the LOC113506419 gene encoding signal peptidase complex catalytic subunit SEC11A-like yields the protein MFDSIFDDVKRMNKRQFIYQVLSFGMIVSSALMIWKGLMVVTGSESPIVVVLSGSMEPAFHRGDLLFLTNYPEEPVRVGEIVVFKVEGRDIPIVHRVLKLHEKNNGTVKFLTKGDNNSVDDRGLYAQGQLWLTKKDVVGRARGFLPYVGMVTIYMNEYPKFKFAVLACLAMYVLVHRE from the exons ATGTTCGACAGCATATTTGACGATGTGAAGCGCATGAACAAACGGCAG ttcatCTACCAAGTTCTAAGTTTTGGTATGATAGTTTCTTCAGCGCTAATGATATGGAAAGGCCTCATGGTTGTAACTGGTAGTGAAAGCCCAATAGTTGTGGTGTTGTCAGGCAGTATGGAACCTGCGTTCCACAGAGGCGATTTACTGTTTTTGACGAACTATCCCGAAGAGCCCGTGCGTGTCGGCGAGATCGTAGTTTTCAAAGTGGAGGGGCGAGACATTCCAATTGTTCACAGGGTTCTAAAGCTTCACGAAAA GAATAACGGTACAGTAAAGTTCCTGACAAAAGGTGATAACAATAGTGTGGACGACAGAGGATTATACGCCCAGGGTCAGTTGTGGCTTACCAAGAAGGATGTTGTGGGTCGTGCAAGAGGTTTTCTACCTTACGTTGGCATGGTGACCATATATATGAACGAATATCCTAAGTTTAAG TTTGCGGTCCTGGCGTGTTTAGCAATGTATGTGCTCGTACATCGGGAGTGA